In Gracilinanus agilis isolate LMUSP501 chromosome 1, AgileGrace, whole genome shotgun sequence, the sequence ttacatgtgctattgatcaagacctatttccatattattcatatttgcattagggtgatcttttagagtctgcatccccaatcacatccccatccaCCTAtatggtcaagcagttgtttttcttctgtgtttctgctcccacagttctttctctgggtgtgaatagtgttctttctcataagtccctcagaaatgttttggatcattgtattgctgctagtagagatgtccattataattgattgtgccacagtgtatcagtctttgtgtatatggttctcctggttctgctcttttcactgcatcaatttcttgaggttgttccagttcacatggaattcctccagttcattattccttttagcacaatagtattccatcatcaacagataccacaatttgttcggccattccccaatcaaagagtatctcttcattttccagtttttttgccaccacaaagaatgtagctataaatatttttgtgcgaGTCTTTTTCCCTTTAAAGTTTTAAACTTTTAAGGAATTTTCTTGCCCATCTTTCTCCTAAcagtagaaaacaaaataattctcaTGTTTTTTGATATAGCCCTGTTCTCTGTGGGTGAGGGACTGTGAGATTCTTTGTATTCATAGTGCTTGACCTAGGGTTGTAATTAACCATTTCAACCTATAGCAAAATGGAGAATGGGAATACTTTATTACCactctcacagggttgttgctgggaaaatgatttaaaatatgttataaaCATGTGGAGTTGTTAATGATTGTTGTAATGTTAATGAGTTGTAATGATAAATTTATTGTTGTGAAATCATTAGTAAAGCATGAAGTAAAACAATTCTCCTAGAATTTACCATTCGAATTGTTAATAGTAGTTGAAGAAAGTAAATGATAAATTACATTTCATGAAACCTAGAGTACTTGGTTCCTTGGCCCTTATTTTCGGGGATGGGCATGTAGCTAAATTTCTAGTATTAAAGTAGTGTAAGTTTATGAAATAAATCCATTTTaaaacttattcattcatttattgactcatttgcttattctttttttctttttctttctagattGTTTGTCTTATCTTGGAGGAGGTTAAGAAGAAatcttcattttgaaattttctagACCATTGATTTCCACAATGTCATCCAGACCATTTGAAAGTCCTCCTCCGTACAGGCCAGATGAATTGTAAATATCTCCTGACATCTTTCTTAATAATTTAGCTCTCCATAGTCAGGGAGGATATGTAGTTCTTTATGTAGTAATAGTTTGTCAGTGGAGTGTGGCTCTTGCACTTAAGATTTTTGACAGTTGACACAATGTAAAACCTTTAATAACTTTGCTATTAAAGGTTAATTTGAATTTACTGAATAACATTATTTGTGTTTTCAACTATTTGTATCATTATTCATTGCATAGGTTtactacaaaaattttttaatggaaactgaaggaataacAAGACTGACAATGCCCTAAATTATTTCCAAAAGTACATAGTTGGTAATTTGTGCTGACCATTTATCATGTGGAATTTTCAAAGATCAaaactttctttatttctgttggTATTGTTTTTCCTTTGGATTGATTCATTAAAAGATCATAGCATcatgatttagagttggaagaagccCCTCATGTCATCTAgaccaaccatctcattttacagatgaggaaattgaggcccagagatattaggtgactttccctacatatttttctcctgattcttttaATTTAACTGTTGGTATATGTTAGTAATATGGTTAGCTTTGGATTCAGAAAGATAGTCTGTGGACATTCTATTTAAACTCACTGGTTTATGTGAAAATTAAACTTGTGAGAGATGGTAATAAGGAGGCCTGGAATTGTCTTAAGACAATTTCTAGTCCTAGTTTCTGCCATTTAATAATAGCTGTGACTTTGGTaggtaagcctcagtttcctcatcttttaaaataaaggctcaaaaaaaacccttaaaaatatttaaataaatcaaaattttagtgaataaaaatccatttcctcttctcattggaaaaaaggaattaaaaaatcttgtaacaaatatgcatccAAAGATTATATGTGTCAATATGCACCCTGAATCTGTCGCCTTACTTTATGTCCTCTAAAggcatggttggtcattgcattgatcagttcttaagtctttcaaggttATTTGACTTCACAATGCATTTACTATATAAATAgatctcctggttttgttcatttctttccctacaagtctttccagggtttctttaaaaccattcccttcatgcctttttttttttttaaacccttatgctTCAgtctggagtcaatactgtgtattggctcctaggcagaagagtggtaagggtaggcaatgggggtcaagtgacttgcccagggtcacacagccttcatcacttcttatagcacttTAGTATTCCATAGTTTgcttagccattcttcaattaattGATATCCCAATAGTTTCCATTTCTCTACTACCACACAAAAAAAGCCacaatagatatttttgtacacataatccttttcttctttttttttagtataatcTTTTTAGAGTAATATGGAAGTTCTGATGCATGGCCTACTTCACAGATATGGTTAATGGGAGGGCCTAATAACTAACTCtacagaatgattttttaaataaaatactataacCTTATATGATAAATTTTGTCTGGGATTTCATTTAGTCCCTCTCTATCCTATGTGATTTAACTGAGATCTTGCCAAAATCatataaatgaaaaagtgtttttaaaaaaattgtgttgCAGCAAACCATCTCATTATGCACCAAGCAATGATTTATACAATGGAGAGATGCACGTTCGGCCAATGCTTTCTCAGCCAGCCTACTCTTACTATCCAGAGGATGAAATACTTCATTTCTACAAGTGGACTTCTCCTCCAGGAGTGATCAGGATTTTGGCAGTTCTCATTATTGTCATGTGCATTGCCATCTTTGCCTGTGTGGCTTCTACACTTGCCTGGGACACAGGCTATGGAAACCCCTTTCTGGGAGGTGGTATAGGAGGCTACCCTTATGGAGGAAGTAGTGGCTTCGGAGGCTTTGGTAGCAGCTATTCCTATGGCTACGGCTATAGCTATGGAAGTTACACTGACCCCAGGGCTGCAAAAGGCTTCTTCCTGGCCATGACGGCATTTTGTTTCATTGCTGCGTTGATAATATTTGTGACCAGTGTTATAAGGTCAGGAATATCCAGATCAAGAATGTACTTCTTGGTGGTGATCATTGTAAGCGCTATCCTCGGCATCCTAGTGTTTATTGCTACCATTGTCTACATAATGGGAGTCAATCCAACAGCACAGGCTTCTGGGTCGATGTACTCGGCTCAGATATATGCTCTCTGCAACCAATTTTATGCACCCACGGCAACTGGACTCTATGTGGATCAATATCTTTATCACTTCTGTGTGGTGGATCCCCAAGAGGTATGAATAcagataagtatatatatatatatatatatatttactacatGAGTCATTAATTATTGGCAAATTAACACGAATGTTTTTGGGGTGTTGGatagtgttggttttttttttttttacttggcaATTCCCTacctttcattcttttatttatttggagttttgggggaggggaatacaaacatgtaaaagtttttttttgtctgcattctctttttaagaatattttattttcccttcacttgcatgtaaaaacaatttttaacatttcgaGTTCCACATTCATTCCGCTttccatctcttccccttccctgagatggaaagcaatcagatatagattttataaaacatatacaacTTTGTACAATATCAATCTATTGTCTTCAAAAATAGAATGTTTGTGCAAATATGGGTTTTATTTCTGCTGCTCAAAAGACAGGAATACAGGAATAGATCTTCTCCAGCAGAGTAGCTGGAGGTTTGGATATTCCAGAAACATCTCAATACCCCTTCCTTATGCCCAGAGGTTTTCATGGCCAAGCCTTCTTTCTGCTTTTCGTGACTGAATTCCCCCTCTGTTTGACAGATAATAtggtaaaatggaaaaggatcttTGCTTTCACCAATATGATGAACTTTCAGGCAAGGGAAATTGTACAACACATTCTTTCTGTAGATtaaagtcttagaaaattgcctagaaTGCTGACAGTTTCAAGAACTTGCCCAGActtacacagccagtatgtgtcataGGTATGCCTGGAACCTAAGATTTCATGGCTTGGAGGCCAGTTCTCTCCCCCAAGCCAACCCTGACACTCTttgaattctgtttttcatgCTTAATACTAAtgtgatttgaaaaaaattaattaatttagaatatttttcccatggttacatgattcacgttctttccctcccatcctccctaccccatagccaatgagcaattctactgggttttacatgtgtcattgatcaagacctatttccatattattaatatttgtattagggtgatcgtttatagtctacatcccctatcatatccccatcgacttgtgtgatcaagcagttgtttttcttttgggtttctgctcccacagttctttctctagatgtggatagcattcttttctcataagtccctcagaattgtcctggattattgcattgctgcaatGCTTAATACTTCTAAGACCTTGGGGAAGTTTTTCCTTCTACAGCAAAATGAAGTGATTCAATGAGacgatctctgaggtcccttctagctctaaagtgACCTTGTTACAAATCAGCCATGTAGAAAGAAGACTGACTCTAACTCCCTTAGTCACTAATATACACAGAGGATGCCATGGCAATGGCATGACCTGGTGCTCTCACCAGTATGAGACCACCTCTTTATAGTCCTGCTTTTTGAGTGGAGACCTGTTACTCTTAATCTGTTGTTTGTTGTAAACTGTTGTAGTCTATGTCCTTTATGTGAGAAAACTCTGTATTTCTTGTAGGATCCCTACAATAGGATAGGAAGATTAGCCCAACTGGACCTTCTTTCTATTAGTGGAAAACTGAAAAGGCCCACCTTTAAAAAATGAGGCagatttgttctttccattttgtaaATTTGGATCTTCATTTAATAGACTGCCACCTAGTTAATTAGTAAGACCAAATGAAATTACACTGTTGAAGAATTTTTGAGCATTCACGTATAAGCTGATCCTTTTGTGTCATCTATGAAGAATGGCTTTGTTaaggaaatagtttaaataaGATTATATGGGTATAGTATAAACAAGATTATAATGCTTACTTTACCTAGAAAGATAAGCTTTAGAAGCATATTTGcagagggcagttgggtggctcagtggattgaaggccagactagagatggaaggtcctggtttaaaatctggcctcagatacttcctagctgtgtgaccctgggcaagtcacttaacctctattgcttaacccttaccactcttctgccttggaaccaatatatagtatatataggtaaaaggtaaggttttaaaagaaaaagtatatagTCTTATGCATTCATTAAGGCATATCCTATGAATTATTTTATgtaagtgaaataaataaaaatatttagtaaatatgaATTAATAGTCTTTTAGTATTGTTCTTAGCATATCAATAAAGTTGGATTtccttattttatgaaaaagtaaatagattattttaaatcTTCCAAACAACCAAACAAGTTAATGTTTGACTTTCTCAACTTTTTAGGCCATTGCCATTGTACTGGGATTTCTGGTTATTATGGCTTTTGCTTTAATGATATTCTTTGCTGTGAGAACCCGAAGTAAGATGGAAAGATATGACAAATCCAACATTCTATGGGACAAAGAAACTGTCTTTGAAGAGCAGCCTCCTAATGTAGAGGAATGGGTAagtgtaaaaaatgaaaatgaacacATTTCTTATCCTGTTGACTTCTTTGTTCTATTTGATTCAGggctgttttgttttcctttgttctcaAAATTGAGATCAATTTATCTTACaaacataaatttatttttatcatttgaaaaGGCAGCTGcctggctcagtgaattgagagccaggctgtgatgggaagttctgagttcaaatggcatcagacacttcttgactttgtgaccctgggcaagtcacttaaccgtcattgcatagtccttaccactctaTTGCCTTATAcagtatttgattctaagacagaaggtaagggttaaaaaataattaaaattaaaaaaaaaaaaggaaatggttggTATCAAATGGCAATATAATATGAAAATTCAGattcccatttccttttgtaAAGGAATAGATCTGTAAGCTGCTTAGAAAATGGCATCCAAATGAATGTAACAAATGATTTCAATTTATTTGAACATTGCAGaaaatgtcatttttctctttctcctttatttgtAAAAACGTTTGCAAAATGTAATAgaacatagttttacatatatattttacacaaaACCATAGCAATGTAAAAAAATAGTGTTACAGCAAAGTATATCTACATGTATTTGGTTGTGATTTTGGAGAGATGATGTTGGGCAGGATGGCTTCAGTGGTAGCTACCTTGTGGTATGTGTGTTGACAGTCTTCCTCTCTCCAGAAACCTTCATACCCTTTGATGCCTGAAATCTGacctctagaccaggggtctgcaacgtatggctctttctcaggagccataaagtccattttttttcaggcgctgttgcaggagcgcgcactgtgagcactgtacggctctcacgaaattacattttaaaaaatgtggtgtttatggctctcacggccaaaaaggttgccgacccctgatctagacacTAGAACTCTGGCTTTGATGGTCAAGATCAACAAGCTAAAAATAGATGCCATGGGATTAACATGTAAAAGAGTTTTTCTCATAACTGGTTGAAACAAAGGCATTCAGGATAAGTGAGTTTTGATAGGgacataaagagagaagaaaggtttGAAGAACAAGTTACAGTTATCCCTTGCTATATTGCGGTTCATTTATTGAGGCTTCACTGTATcgtaggttttaaaaatatatatatatctaattctgtattgtggagttaCACTTATtgtggcacactattggctgatggaatgaaaggtgaccaaccagaGTGCTGTGTTCGGTAttctgggcactgattggctcagtgactaggttaataagagtgtggaaaaggtttataggagagtgggaaaggtttataaagccttcaaatatttataaataataaaataaatgtaacacCACTACTTTACGGATTTTCCTCTATCTCTgaggggtctctggaatgtaactccccccacaataggtgagggattACACAAGAGTATAGACCCAGGTGGAACCTtagcaaaatgagaaaattgggcaAAAGTCAAGAGATTCAGGGTCTTGTCCAGCCCTGCTACTAACTCTGTGTGTGATCTTGAAGAAGATATTCTTCTACTCTGGGgctcctttccttcctatttaaTGAGAGAATTGACCTTAAGTAAATAGTCTTATAGCTCCAAAAATCTTTGATtctgttggctttttttttcccctaaagaaaGACTGAAACCTAGGTATGGAGACTTTGCCAATTTGTGGCACTGCATGAATGAGGAAGTCTTCTAACATCTGACTGTGTGGCCTTTCCCCTACTCTCTCCcctactctctctttttttattcttggttttgttctattttgttcTGTATCTTTTATTATAACACCCTTCTTGGAACACTGTGAGTTTATCCCTCTGTCAAGCACCTAAAA encodes:
- the OCLN gene encoding occludin, which translates into the protein MSSRPFESPPPYRPDEFKPSHYAPSNDLYNGEMHVRPMLSQPAYSYYPEDEILHFYKWTSPPGVIRILAVLIIVMCIAIFACVASTLAWDTGYGNPFLGGGIGGYPYGGSSGFGGFGSSYSYGYGYSYGSYTDPRAAKGFFLAMTAFCFIAALIIFVTSVIRSGISRSRMYFLVVIIVSAILGILVFIATIVYIMGVNPTAQASGSMYSAQIYALCNQFYAPTATGLYVDQYLYHFCVVDPQEAIAIVLGFLVIMAFALMIFFAVRTRSKMERYDKSNILWDKETVFEEQPPNVEEWVKNVSVDTQEVPPAPSDYVDRVDGSMAYSSYGRMNEKRSYLDSSYKSTPTPEVAKVLPVTSPVDDFRQPRYSSNGNLVCTKKSHGKGRTSRRADQDHYETDYTTGGESCEELDEDWDREYPPITSDQQRQLYKKNFDTGLQEYKSLQGEIDEIHKELSRLDKELDDYQEESEEYMAAADEYNRLKELKASADYKNKKKYCKQLKSKLSHIKKMVADYDRQKT